The following proteins are co-located in the Dehalococcoides mccartyi 195 genome:
- a CDS encoding HAD family hydrolase, whose product MIKGVFFDLYNTLIGYQPSREEMTVKLLAELGYTINEDDLYLPVNKADEYFYQQNAQKPISLRERAEQMAVWSHYYRIILEEIGIEPKPELINNLISRWKNLKWEMTLYQDVIPCLENLKKRNLKIGLISNAEKDMSELFNKTGLNKYLETVVISQEVGVTKPNPLIFQAALKKSGLTAKEVLYIGDQYQVDYMGAMNVGLNPVLLDRRNCYLDLKDCRRITGLAELEYCIDNT is encoded by the coding sequence ATGATAAAAGGTGTTTTCTTTGACCTGTATAATACCCTGATAGGATACCAGCCCAGCCGCGAGGAGATGACGGTTAAGCTGCTTGCCGAACTGGGCTACACGATAAATGAAGATGACCTCTACCTGCCCGTGAACAAGGCTGACGAATATTTTTACCAGCAAAATGCCCAAAAACCTATAAGCCTGAGGGAAAGAGCGGAACAAATGGCGGTTTGGAGCCACTATTACCGGATTATCCTTGAGGAAATTGGTATTGAGCCCAAACCTGAGCTTATAAATAACCTGATTAGCCGCTGGAAAAACCTGAAATGGGAGATGACCCTCTATCAAGATGTAATACCCTGCCTGGAAAACCTGAAAAAGCGCAACCTGAAAATAGGGCTTATTTCAAACGCCGAGAAAGATATGTCCGAACTTTTTAACAAAACCGGATTAAATAAATATCTGGAAACGGTAGTGATTTCTCAGGAGGTGGGCGTAACTAAACCCAATCCCCTTATTTTTCAGGCAGCCCTGAAAAAAAGCGGCCTGACTGCCAAAGAAGTACTATACATAGGTGACCAGTATCAGGTAGATTATATGGGAGCAATGAATGTCGGGCTGAACCCCGTTCTGCTTGACCGGCGTAACTGTTATCTGGATTTGAAAGATTGCCGCAGGATAACCGGGCTGGCTGAGCTGGAGTATTGCATAGACAATACTTAG